GATACAGCGTATTCAAACCGTTTGGTTGTTATTATCTAGCCTTGTACTTTTCGCGCTATTCCTCTTCCCTTATGTGAGTTATATCGACTTGGTTGGACTAGGAAAAAACATTTATGTTTCTGGAGTTTATTCATCGGTAAACAACGTGGCTACGAAAGAATCCTCATTTCTGTTGATGACTATCGCTACGGTAGTATTAGCACTGATTCCGTTGTTCATTATTTTTAAATATAAGAACCGTAAAACGCAGCTATCACTTATCCTTGTACAGGTCATCCTAATCTGTTTATTTGCTGTCTGGATGTTTATTTCTGCAAACAATATCCTGAGCCTGATCAATCAAAGTATTGGTGCTAATAATATCGGTATTGGTTTCTTCCTATTGCCGGTATCCATTCTGTTTTTGGGCTTGGCAATCCGCGGTATTCGTAATGATAACAAATTGATTAAATCTGCGGATAGATTACGTTAATTCTTTATGCCATGAAGCAACTACTATTAGCCATATTTTTTATCGGTCTTTTTGTTGCACCTCAGTATTTGAAGGCGCAGGAAACCGAAGATCCAAGCGTGCATGTGGTGAATGAAATTCAGTTCGACCTAAAGTCTTTTAAGACCGTCGCTGATACCCTTGTTGTTGATCTCTTCGCCATTTCTTATGAAAAGAACCCGCGCGAATTCCGCCTCAATGTATTTGGATCCAACCTAACGGATGCCGATGGAAAAGAGCATTTCCTAACATCTATTCAAGTAGGGAGAGTAATCGTAAATATTGCAGACAGACAGAATTACTTGAACTACCTATTGAATCAAGATGTGCCTGTCGCAATCCAACTCAAGCTTGCACCAGCAACGGATGCTATTAAAAAAGCAAAGCAAGTAAAGTTAGTTTTTGCAGACTTTGAAGAAGAAGGAAAGTTTGTTGAGTCAATTATTGGGATTAGACATTAGAGTTTAGATGTAAGATATTAAACATTAGACCTTAGAATATGCGGGATTGTATTGAGGAATTGGATATACATATTAAACTGGGGTCGATTGGATACTAATCTTACTCAATAATACATAGAAAAAGGGGCTATTTGCATAACCCCTTTTTCTATATTCCGTCAGCTCTAATGTCTTAAATCTAACGTCTAATATCTAACTTAATTTAATCCTCTTTTCACCATTAAGTGTACTGGATTCGGATCTGCTCCGCGGAATTTACGGTACATTTCTGCAGGGTTTCCTGTTCCACCTTTTTCTAGGATGTTGCTACGGAATGCTGCTGCTGTTCCTTGATCGTAAAGTCCTTTTTCTTTAAATGCTGCGAAAGCATCAGAGTCTAATACTTCAGACCAGATATAGCTATAGTATCCAGCAGAGTATCCTCCAGAGAAAATGTGTTGGAAGTAAGTACTTCTATAGCGAGGGATGATCGCATCAATTAAACCGATTTTTGACATCGCTGCTTTCTCGAAATCATTCGCTTTTGCCGCAATGGGCGCAGTTGCTGCGTGATAATTCATATCCAGGATAGATGCCGCAAGGTATTCTACTGTTGCAAAACCTTGATCGAAAGTCCCTGCTTTTTGCATTTTCTCGATTAATGCATCAGGGATAGCTTCTTTCGTTTGGTAGTGTTTTGCGTAAGATTTCAATACTTCAGGATCTCCAGCCCAGTTTTCCATAATTTGAGATGGCAACTCTACGAAGTCACGTGGAACAGATGTTCCTGCTAAACTTCTATGTTTTACATTAGAGAATAAACCGTGCAATGCATGTCCAAACTCATGGAACAATGTAGTTGCTTCGTCAAATGTTAATAACGCTGGGTTGTCGCCTACCGGTTTTGTGAAGTTACATACGATAGAGATTACCGGAGCCACACGCTTCCCGTCTTTTCTGCTCTGACCTCTGTAAGAAGTCATCCATGCGCCCGAGCGTTTTGACTCGCGAGGGAAGAAGTCAGCATACAATAATCCTAAGTGTGATCCGTCTTTATCGCGAACCTCATACACTTCTACTTCCGGATGGTAAACCGGAACGTTATTCAATGCTACGAAGCTGATACCCCACAATTTCTTAGCCGTTTCAAATGCACCTTCGCGCACTGCTGGCAAGCTGAAATAAGGTTTAATCTCTTCTTCGTTCAATGCATATCTCGCTTTACGGATTTTCTCTTGGTAATAACGCCAATCGTAAGGTGCAACTGTGAAAGTATCTTTCGCCGCATCGATCTCTTTTTGGATATCCGCCGCTTCTGTTTTTGCTTTCGCAAGCGCCGGAGCCCACAACTTATTCAATAGATTGTTGACATTCGTAGGATTCTCCGCCATCGACTCTTCTAATACATAAGCTGCATGTGAAGAATATCCCAATAGCTTCGCTTTCTCTAAACGTAGGTTTGCAATTTTAACCAAGGTTTCTTTGTTGTCTTGGTCATTACCGTTGTTTCCACGCATTTGATAAGCTTCCCAAATCTGCTTGCGCAATTCGCGGTTGTCCGCATATTGAAGGAAAGGCATGATAGAAGGGTTCTGCAATGTAAACACCCATTTACCTTCTTTTCCTTTAGCTTTCGCTTCGTTTGCTGCTGCCGTCTTCAATTCCTCTGGCAATCCAGCTAAATCTTCCGCTTTATCAACAACCAATTCATAAGCATTAAGCTCGTTCAATAGGTTTTGACCATATTGAGTCGTCAATACAGATAAGTCTGCATTGATTTTCTTTAACTTCTCTTTGTCTTCTTCCTTCAAGTTTGCACCCGAACGAACGAAGTCTTTATATGTTTCTTCTAATAATTTTTGGTCTTCAGCGTCTAAACCTAGCTCCGCCTTCTTCGCATATACTGCCTTCACACGGTCAAATAACTTGGAATTTAAAGAGATCTCATCACTATGCGCAGACATGACAGGAGCCATATCTTTGGCAATAGCTTGAATCGTATCGTTAGTATTCGCTGAGTTTAAATTATAGAAAACAGTAGAAACACGATTTAACAACTGTCCAGCATTCTCTAATGCTAGGATGGTATTTTCAAAAGATGCTTCTGCTTGGTTATTTAAGATCGAGTCTACTTCGGCATTATGAACAGACAATGCTTCTTTGAAAGCCGGTCTGAAATGTTCATCCTTAATCTGATCGAATGGAGGAACTTCAAATGGAGTTTCGTATGCCGTTAATAATGGGTTTTTCAAGTCTTCTTGTTTTTGTTTACTCTCTTGATTGTTACACCCTACAACTAAGCTAGCGACGATAGCCAGGTAGGGTAGAAAACGCTTTTTGTTCATTATTAGATGTTTTAATTCAATTTTTTGTGCAAAGGTAATTATTATTTAAGTAAAGACACTACAAACGTATTCTTTTGACCTATCGGAAATATGCTAATTTTTTTTGACATTTGATGTAACAATAGCACCTATTAAGCGTCTAACTGACAAAGTATTAAAGATGAAATCATTTTTTTGGTGGTGTGCAGGTGTCCACCGCGACACATTAGAAAGATATCCTGAAGAAAAGAATAAGTATATCAGCATTGGTGCAACCATATTCTTTACCGGTTTATTTGCAGCTTTAGCGGGTGGATACGCTTTGTATTTTGTCTTTAGCGGAAGCCCTTTTGCCATGCTCTATGCCTTTGTTTTCGGGCTAATCTGGGGATTGGCAATTTTCAATTTAGACCGATATATTGTTCTCAGTATTGATAAAAGCCGTTCCGGAGGGATGCAGTTTCTGCAAGCCTTGCCGCGTATCCTATTGGCTATACTTATTGGTTTGATTATCTCACGTCCTTTAGAACTTAAAATATTCGACAAAGAAATCCGCGAATACCTACGCGCTGAGTATCTCGTGCAGCAGAATGCAAAGATCGATACCCTGAATAAAACGTTCGAAAACAAATATTTGGTTGAATATGGTCAGCTGAATGCATTAAAAACACAAGCCGACTCCTTGGAATCTTCGATTAAAACCTCACGCCAGCAGCTGAATCATGAAATATTCGGTACCAAGACCGATGAAACCTCCGGAGTGATGGGCTATGGTCCGTATGCGAAGATGAAAGAAGGTTCGCTGAATCAGCAACAGTCTTATTTAGATACCTTAAGAAGCCGGATACAACAGAAGGAGTCATCCTTGCTACAGCGGAAATCGGCAGAGGGCTTAATGGACCAGCGGATACTATCAGATCGTTCCTTGGATAGTGCAGTGAATGTAGCTGGCTTCGCCGATCGCAATGCGGCACTTAGCAACCTGCATAAGAAACCCGATGGAACCGTGAATAAGTCTACCGAATATGCGGTCATCTTCATTGCACTATTGTTTATCTTCTTCGAATGCCTTCCGGTTTTCGTCAAGCTGATGAGCGGACGAGACGCTTATGATAATGCTTTGAAAAATCAGAAGGAAATCCATGAGTATGAATCAGATACCAGCGTACGAGTCGAAAAAACGGCAATTGATAAAATCGAAGATTATCGAGTAGATGCCTCCATCAAGCGCCGTATGGACAAGTTATGCGAGGAATTCTCAAATTCCTAAACTTTAAATATCTCATTTAAAAATATTTACACAGGAAAGAGCGGCAAAGACTTGTCGCTCTTTCTTGCTATTGGCGTTATTTTTGAATAGCTTATACGCTGATTACAGATAGTAATCAATTGTTTGTTAAATATAAAAAGAACGTGTTATGATTGGAATTATTGGAGGTCTAGGACCGTTAGCAGGGATTGATATTGTTAGAAAAATCATCGAGGAAACCAATGCGCAGAATGACCAAGGCCATCTACCTGTTCTATTATCCTCACAACCCAACAAAATTCCCAATCGGGTTGACTATTTATTAGGCCTTGAGCCCAGAAATCCAGGGATTGATATCGCGAATATCGCCATTGAATTAGAAAAGGCTGGTGCATCCGTCATCGGGATGCCAAGCAATACCGCCCATACGGGCCCCATCTTCGATACAGTGAAAGAGGAATTGACCCGACAGGGCTCTCAAGTTAGGTTTTTAAACATGATCGATGAGGTGGCAGACTACATTAATGAAGTTTACCCTGGAAAAGCCGTATCCGTTCTGGTTACCAATGGAACCAAAAACAATGGACTTTATAAAAACAGTCTAGAAGCGAAGGGAATTACATTCATCGATAGCCATGAAAGCCTACAAGAAAAGATTCACGAGGCGATCTATGATAAAACCTATGGATTGAAACATGTATCCTCGCCTGTAACCAATCGATCACATGACGCGCTCGTTGCGGCAATTCAAGAGCTAAAGGGCCATGGAGCAGAACTTATCATCATGGGATGCACGGATATCCCTATGGCATTACGAGAGAAATCATACTATGGTTTACCAGTACTTGATCCCAATCGCATCCTAGCACGCGCACTCATCAGAACGCAGGACGCAACGAAATTAAAAGAAGATGTTCTTTAAACCTTCTATTTCAAATAGACTCTTAACTTAAGATATTTGGACGTATTAATTAAAATTTTCATTAAAGTATATGTGTAAAAGAAAAATATTTCAGTTATTTGCAACATTGGTCTTTGCATTAACTTTCGCAGTTTCCAATGCCACGGCACAAGAAACCATTTCAAAAGTAGATACCGATATTTTTCCGGAAGCGGAGAAAGGCTATAAGAAAATGGTAATTGAAGTGCCCTATTCCGATCGCGATGCTTCAAAACGCATTGAATTCAGCATCGGGAAATACATGGAAGTCGATGGTTGTAATCATTACGGATTACAAGGCGAGACAGAGGTAAAGGACTTGCAAGGCTGGGGATATCAATACTATATCTTCAAAACCAACGGAGACGTCATTTCTACCCAAATGGGTTGCCCTGATTTGCCAAAACGCAACCTCTTTGTTTCCGCGGCTCCTACCAACTTACGATACAACGGTAAAATGCCAATCGTAATTTATGTTCCGGAAGAATACTCCGTACAGTTTAAAATTTTCACAACGACAGATGAGATCTACCAAGCAGCAGAAGCTCCGTCGAAATCGAAATAAAAACATTAAATCCTATGAAACATGCAAAACCTGGACAGCATAATGTTGTTCAGGTTTTTTTGTCTATATAGGACGTGGATGTCTAGTGCGCTGTACTAAATGTTGTCAGCGCAACGTCTAAAAACAGTTCTCCGATACCTTTTATTCCTATTTTCATTATCTTTAATACTATGGCTTATACTTCAATCAGCGAGATAGACAACGTTTATTCTGCACAAGAAAAACACAAAGATGTAGCAAAACATAGCACCGCTCAACAGCGCAAGAAGTTGCTAGAACGACTGCTCGCAGAAATAAGATCGAACGAAGATGCCATACAGAAAGCTTTATACCATGACTTCCACAAGTCGGCGATGGAGACTGCTATCACCGAGATATTCGCTGTCGAGTTCGAACTGAAACAATTTATCAAGCATGTTGAGAAATGGGCGAAAGGAAAGTCGGTCAGCCGCTCTTTATTGTTCCCCAATGTTTCAGCCTCTTTGCATTATGAGCCCAAAGGCCAAGTTCTCATTATTACCCCATGGAACTACCCTTTCCAATTGCCATTAGTGCATCTCGTTGCATCTATAGCTGCTGGCAACGTCACGATGCTGAAGCTATCCGAATTTTCGAAACATACGAACCAGGTCATCAAAAAAATACTGGGAGGCATATTCAAAGAGGAGCATGTTGCCGTCATCGAAGGCGAGGTCAATGAAACCACCCATTTGTTGACAAAACGATTCGACCATATACACTTCACCGGGTCCCCTGCGGTAGGCAAGATTGTGATGAAAGCAGCCAGTGCCAACCTCTCGGACATCACGTTGGAGCTGGGCGGAAAATCACCTGCTATTTTTGACAAGAATGTATCACTTGAACGTGCTGTTAAGAACATTATCTGGGCTAAGTTTGTCAATGCAGGACAAACCTGTATAGCACCAGACTATCTACTCGTCCCTAGACCACTTAAATCGGAAATAGAACAATTATTCAAAAAAGAATTGGAACATGCTTTCGGGACGAATGCGCAGCATTCGCCAGACTTTGCCCGCATTATCAATGACAAGCAATACAAGCGCCTTAGCGATGCCCTAACGGATGCAAGGTCGTTGGGAGCACAATTGATTGCTGGTGGAAATTTAGACGAGAGAGAGCGCTATATAGAGCCTACAGTACTCAGCAATGTTGCGGAGAACAACCCTTTGATGACCGATGAGATCTTTGGTCCTATCCTACCGATTGTCTATTACAATCAAATTGCCGATGCGATCAGTTTTATCAATAAGAAAGAGAATCCTTTAGCACTTTATATCTTTAGTGAAGACAGCAAATTCAGTAATCATGTTATTCGACATACCAGTGCAGGGTCAACCTGCGTCAATGACGCCATGATACAAATATTGCACCCTAGTTTGCCCTTTGGTGGGGTCAATAATTCAGGGATTGGGCAGTCGACAGGATGGTATGGTTTTAAATCATTCTCGCATGAACGTGCTATTGCCGATGTCAAGCTGATGCCAATGTCGAAGATGTTCTGGTTTCCATACACCGAAAAGACCTTTAAGCTCTTGAAATGGATGAAGAAATTGATCTAACCGAAGATCTTATCCCATAAACTCCGTTTGATA
The DNA window shown above is from Sphingobacterium hotanense and carries:
- a CDS encoding DUF4293 domain-containing protein: MIQRIQTVWLLLSSLVLFALFLFPYVSYIDLVGLGKNIYVSGVYSSVNNVATKESSFLLMTIATVVLALIPLFIIFKYKNRKTQLSLILVQVILICLFAVWMFISANNILSLINQSIGANNIGIGFFLLPVSILFLGLAIRGIRNDNKLIKSADRLR
- a CDS encoding M3 family metallopeptidase, which codes for MNKKRFLPYLAIVASLVVGCNNQESKQKQEDLKNPLLTAYETPFEVPPFDQIKDEHFRPAFKEALSVHNAEVDSILNNQAEASFENTILALENAGQLLNRVSTVFYNLNSANTNDTIQAIAKDMAPVMSAHSDEISLNSKLFDRVKAVYAKKAELGLDAEDQKLLEETYKDFVRSGANLKEEDKEKLKKINADLSVLTTQYGQNLLNELNAYELVVDKAEDLAGLPEELKTAAANEAKAKGKEGKWVFTLQNPSIMPFLQYADNRELRKQIWEAYQMRGNNGNDQDNKETLVKIANLRLEKAKLLGYSSHAAYVLEESMAENPTNVNNLLNKLWAPALAKAKTEAADIQKEIDAAKDTFTVAPYDWRYYQEKIRKARYALNEEEIKPYFSLPAVREGAFETAKKLWGISFVALNNVPVYHPEVEVYEVRDKDGSHLGLLYADFFPRESKRSGAWMTSYRGQSRKDGKRVAPVISIVCNFTKPVGDNPALLTFDEATTLFHEFGHALHGLFSNVKHRSLAGTSVPRDFVELPSQIMENWAGDPEVLKSYAKHYQTKEAIPDALIEKMQKAGTFDQGFATVEYLAASILDMNYHAATAPIAAKANDFEKAAMSKIGLIDAIIPRYRSTYFQHIFSGGYSAGYYSYIWSEVLDSDAFAAFKEKGLYDQGTAAAFRSNILEKGGTGNPAEMYRKFRGADPNPVHLMVKRGLN
- a CDS encoding DUF4407 domain-containing protein; amino-acid sequence: MKSFFWWCAGVHRDTLERYPEEKNKYISIGATIFFTGLFAALAGGYALYFVFSGSPFAMLYAFVFGLIWGLAIFNLDRYIVLSIDKSRSGGMQFLQALPRILLAILIGLIISRPLELKIFDKEIREYLRAEYLVQQNAKIDTLNKTFENKYLVEYGQLNALKTQADSLESSIKTSRQQLNHEIFGTKTDETSGVMGYGPYAKMKEGSLNQQQSYLDTLRSRIQQKESSLLQRKSAEGLMDQRILSDRSLDSAVNVAGFADRNAALSNLHKKPDGTVNKSTEYAVIFIALLFIFFECLPVFVKLMSGRDAYDNALKNQKEIHEYESDTSVRVEKTAIDKIEDYRVDASIKRRMDKLCEEFSNS
- a CDS encoding aspartate/glutamate racemase family protein; the encoded protein is MIGIIGGLGPLAGIDIVRKIIEETNAQNDQGHLPVLLSSQPNKIPNRVDYLLGLEPRNPGIDIANIAIELEKAGASVIGMPSNTAHTGPIFDTVKEELTRQGSQVRFLNMIDEVADYINEVYPGKAVSVLVTNGTKNNGLYKNSLEAKGITFIDSHESLQEKIHEAIYDKTYGLKHVSSPVTNRSHDALVAAIQELKGHGAELIIMGCTDIPMALREKSYYGLPVLDPNRILARALIRTQDATKLKEDVL
- a CDS encoding ecotin family protein, which produces MCKRKIFQLFATLVFALTFAVSNATAQETISKVDTDIFPEAEKGYKKMVIEVPYSDRDASKRIEFSIGKYMEVDGCNHYGLQGETEVKDLQGWGYQYYIFKTNGDVISTQMGCPDLPKRNLFVSAAPTNLRYNGKMPIVIYVPEEYSVQFKIFTTTDEIYQAAEAPSKSK
- a CDS encoding aldehyde dehydrogenase family protein, which gives rise to MAYTSISEIDNVYSAQEKHKDVAKHSTAQQRKKLLERLLAEIRSNEDAIQKALYHDFHKSAMETAITEIFAVEFELKQFIKHVEKWAKGKSVSRSLLFPNVSASLHYEPKGQVLIITPWNYPFQLPLVHLVASIAAGNVTMLKLSEFSKHTNQVIKKILGGIFKEEHVAVIEGEVNETTHLLTKRFDHIHFTGSPAVGKIVMKAASANLSDITLELGGKSPAIFDKNVSLERAVKNIIWAKFVNAGQTCIAPDYLLVPRPLKSEIEQLFKKELEHAFGTNAQHSPDFARIINDKQYKRLSDALTDARSLGAQLIAGGNLDERERYIEPTVLSNVAENNPLMTDEIFGPILPIVYYNQIADAISFINKKENPLALYIFSEDSKFSNHVIRHTSAGSTCVNDAMIQILHPSLPFGGVNNSGIGQSTGWYGFKSFSHERAIADVKLMPMSKMFWFPYTEKTFKLLKWMKKLI